Sequence from the Ectothiorhodospira sp. BSL-9 genome:
AGGGCCTGCTGGACATTGGCCCGCTCACCGCGGGCCAGGGCATCGCTCAGCGGCAGGTGGATGGCCCGGGCCACCAGTTCGATGTCCTGCTGCATGCGCGTTTCCATGTGCGCCTCCAGACTCGTGAGGCCCGACCATCCGGCCAGCAGTACGATGAGGAGCAGGGGGGCCAGCACGAAGCCCAGCAGGGCGGCCCGCAGGCTGTAGGGATAGGCAGGGAATTTCATGGTATGCACCGGGCGGTGTATTCATGGGAAGCGATCAGCCGCTTCGGTCATGATACCCGATACGAAAACCACCCCAATGCCGCCCCTTGACGAAAATGGGCACCGAGAGGTCATGCATGATCTCTCCGGTGTCCCGCTTGTAGGTCTGTAACAGATAGGGCTTCTGGTGGGAGCCACAGCGGGAACCGGTCCGGTCCTTGAAGATCCGCTTGGTGCGGTTGTTGGCCAGGTCCTTGGCATAATCGCCGGTCAGGGCCTTGGCATAGCGACGGTTATGGGTGGGGAAATAGCCATGATCATCCACGGCCCCCGCATAGGCGATAAAGCGATGGCGCTCCAGGATGGGCTCCTGAATGGCTGGTAGCACCTTGTCGGTGAAATCGTCGAAGCGGGTCTTGTGCTTCACCGGGTCGGTATCCGGGATGGGCTTGTAGTTGCGGTCGAACAGATCCTCCAGGCGAATGCGGCCCGCATCCACGGCCGCCTCGAACGCGCGGCCCACCGCTGCAGCAGCCTGTTCCGCTTCCTGGCGCACCTGATCGTGCACGCCGCCCAGTCCCACATCGCCCAGAAGCTCGTAGATCAATTCCGCCCGCTCAGCCAGTTGCTCCGCCTGGGAGGACAGATGGCTCACATCGTCCTCGGTCTCCCGCAGGTGGCTGCTCACGGTCTGGATGGCCCGGGTCACCTCGTCCAGGTGATTGTGATTCTGCTCAGCACCACTGACCACCGTCTGGATACAGTTGTCTGCATTGGCTGAGTGGTTGAGGATGTCGGAGAGATGCTGGTCCACCTTCACGGTGCGGTCGGCGCTGCCCTGTACTGACTCTACCAGTTGCTGCATGGTGGAGGCGGCCTGGTGGGTCTCAGTGTTGATCTCCTGGACCATCTGGCCGATCTCACCGGTGGCCTGAGAGGTTCGGTTGGCCAGGCTGCGCACCTCGTCGGCCACCACCGCAAAACCCCGGCCCTGTTCGCCAGCACGGGCGGCCTCGATGGCCGCGTTCAAGGCCAGCAGATTGGTCTGCTCGGCAATGCCGCTGATCACCCCGGTGATGCGCTGGATCTCTCCGGCCCGGCCTTCCAGA
This genomic interval carries:
- a CDS encoding methyl-accepting chemotaxis protein, with translation MTQRILLMIGLVVLAGLLALILVWLMGPGPGAAILASMLATGGAVTLMDRLHVAPREQALETLYAQTLSRSPAPLTVTEDPRSKVIAQALDRQRKLAGRLADTGSRIAVSAAEVSHASVILKQRVHSQVSTVNGIADASGQISATVQTSVESSEQAAESARLTNEASHAGHACVEDALSHMEEMKGRMEQASRLMSRLEGRAGEIQRITGVISGIAEQTNLLALNAAIEAARAGEQGRGFAVVADEVRSLANRTSQATGEIGQMVQEINTETHQAASTMQQLVESVQGSADRTVKVDQHLSDILNHSANADNCIQTVVSGAEQNHNHLDEVTRAIQTVSSHLRETEDDVSHLSSQAEQLAERAELIYELLGDVGLGGVHDQVRQEAEQAAAAVGRAFEAAVDAGRIRLEDLFDRNYKPIPDTDPVKHKTRFDDFTDKVLPAIQEPILERHRFIAYAGAVDDHGYFPTHNRRYAKALTGDYAKDLANNRTKRIFKDRTGSRCGSHQKPYLLQTYKRDTGEIMHDLSVPIFVKGRHWGGFRIGYHDRSG